A portion of the Flavobacterium limnophilum genome contains these proteins:
- the rimM gene encoding ribosome maturation factor RimM (Essential for efficient processing of 16S rRNA), which translates to MRKEDCFYLGKIAKKFSFKGEVLAYLDTDEPELYENLESVFVECNKHLVPFFIESSSLHKNDFLRIRFEDVNTEEEADALLGNDLYLPLKMLPKLTGNKFYFHEVIGFEVEDKRLGYVGEIQSINDTTAQPLFEVLKDGAEILIPMIDHFLVKVDRENKKIIMDLPEGLIEMYL; encoded by the coding sequence ATGCGTAAAGAAGATTGTTTCTATTTAGGTAAAATTGCCAAAAAATTTAGTTTCAAAGGGGAAGTCCTAGCCTATCTAGACACGGACGAACCTGAGTTATACGAAAACTTGGAATCAGTGTTTGTTGAATGTAACAAACACTTGGTTCCTTTTTTTATTGAAAGTAGCTCGCTACACAAAAACGATTTCCTCAGAATTCGTTTCGAAGATGTAAACACCGAAGAAGAAGCCGATGCCTTGCTTGGAAATGATTTATATCTTCCACTAAAAATGTTGCCCAAACTTACAGGCAACAAATTCTATTTCCATGAAGTAATTGGTTTTGAAGTAGAAGACAAACGTCTGGGATATGTCGGAGAAATCCAATCCATCAACGACACCACGGCCCAACCGCTTTTTGAAGTGTTGAAAGACGGAGCTGAGATTCTTATTCCAATGATTGACCATTTCTTGGTTAAAGTGGATCGCGAAAACAAAAAAATCATCATGGATTTACCGGAAGGTTTGATTGAAATGTACCTTTAA
- the leuB gene encoding 3-isopropylmalate dehydrogenase — protein sequence MKFNIALLAGDGIGPEVIDQAVKVSDAVAQKFGHEIIWKPALTGAAAIDAVGEPYPDSTHEICKNADAVLFGAIGHPKYDNDPSAPVRPEQGLLKMRKALGLFANVRPTFTFPSLLDKSPLKRERIEGTDLVFLRELTGGIYFGEKGRRDNGDTAFDNCVYTRAEVQRLAKKGFELAMTRSKKLCCVDKANVLETSRLWRETVQAMEKDYPEVTVSYEFVDAVAMRLVQWPNSYDVLITENLFGDILTDEASVISGSMGLMPSASMGAEVSLFEPIHGSYPQATGLNIANPMATVLSAAMMFENFGLMEEGKAMRDAVNKALEAGIVTEDLADGGKAYGTKEVGDWLAANI from the coding sequence ATGAAATTTAACATCGCCCTTTTAGCCGGAGACGGAATCGGACCAGAAGTAATTGATCAAGCAGTAAAAGTATCAGATGCCGTTGCACAAAAATTTGGACATGAAATCATATGGAAACCAGCTTTAACTGGCGCTGCTGCTATTGATGCAGTAGGCGAACCTTATCCAGATTCAACACACGAAATTTGTAAAAACGCTGATGCTGTTTTGTTTGGTGCTATTGGTCACCCAAAATATGATAACGATCCTTCTGCGCCAGTACGTCCAGAGCAAGGCTTGTTAAAAATGCGTAAAGCCTTAGGTTTGTTTGCAAACGTAAGACCTACATTTACATTCCCATCTTTATTGGATAAATCACCATTAAAAAGAGAAAGAATCGAAGGAACAGATTTAGTTTTCTTGAGAGAATTGACTGGAGGAATTTATTTTGGTGAAAAAGGAAGAAGAGACAACGGAGATACTGCTTTTGACAACTGTGTGTACACAAGAGCTGAAGTACAACGTCTTGCTAAAAAAGGTTTTGAATTAGCAATGACACGTTCCAAGAAATTGTGCTGTGTAGATAAAGCCAACGTTTTGGAAACATCGCGTTTGTGGAGAGAAACTGTTCAAGCTATGGAAAAAGATTATCCAGAAGTAACCGTTTCTTACGAATTTGTTGATGCCGTTGCGATGCGTTTGGTTCAATGGCCAAACTCTTATGATGTATTGATTACCGAAAACTTATTTGGAGACATCTTAACAGACGAAGCCTCTGTGATTTCTGGATCTATGGGGTTAATGCCATCAGCATCTATGGGGGCTGAGGTTTCTTTGTTTGAGCCAATTCACGGTTCGTATCCACAAGCAACTGGTTTAAATATCGCTAACCCAATGGCTACTGTTTTATCTGCTGCCATGATGTTTGAAAACTTTGGTTTAATGGAAGAAGGAAAAGCAATGAGAGATGCTGTTAACAAAGCTTTAGAGGCAGGAATTGTCACAGAAGATTTAGCAGATGGTGGCAAAGCTTATGGCACAAAAGAAGTTGGAGATTGGTTAGCAGCTAATATATAA
- a CDS encoding RNA recognition motif domain-containing protein — protein sequence MNIFVGSLPFSIEEADLRESFEAYGAVDSVKIITDKFTGRSKGFGFVEMPNDDEAQKAIDELNGATVQGRAIVVNKSEPKPEGERRSFNSNSRGGDSRGGYGNSRGGDNRGGGDRGRY from the coding sequence ATGAATATTTTTGTTGGAAGCCTTCCATTCAGTATTGAGGAAGCAGATTTAAGAGAGTCTTTCGAGGCTTACGGAGCAGTTGATTCTGTAAAAATTATTACTGATAAATTTACTGGAAGAAGTAAAGGATTCGGTTTTGTTGAAATGCCAAATGATGACGAGGCTCAAAAAGCAATTGATGAGTTAAACGGAGCGACTGTTCAAGGTCGTGCTATCGTAGTAAATAAATCTGAGCCAAAACCAGAAGGCGAAAGAAGAAGTTTTAACAGCAACAGCCGTGGTGGAGATTCACGCGGAGGTTACGGAAACAGCCGTGGTGGAGATAACCGTGGTGGTGGAGATAGAGGAAGATACTAA
- a CDS encoding 30S ribosomal protein S16, translating to MSVKIRLQRHGKKQKPFYWVVAADARSKRDGKYLEKIGTYNPNTNPATIELNLDSAVKWLHNGAQPTDTAKAILSYKGALLKHHLDGGIRKGALTQEQADAKLAAWLEAKAGKVDAKKEGLTKAQADAKAKAFKAEQDVNAKRLAAAAQAEADAIAAATPAVEEEVVAEAEEAPAAEETPEA from the coding sequence ATGTCAGTAAAAATTAGATTACAAAGACACGGTAAAAAACAAAAACCGTTTTACTGGGTTGTAGCAGCAGATGCTCGCTCAAAAAGAGATGGTAAATACCTAGAAAAAATTGGTACTTACAATCCAAACACAAACCCTGCAACTATCGAATTGAACTTGGATAGCGCAGTAAAATGGTTGCACAATGGTGCTCAACCAACTGATACAGCAAAAGCAATTCTTTCTTACAAAGGAGCTTTATTGAAACACCACCTTGATGGAGGTATCCGTAAAGGAGCTTTGACTCAAGAACAAGCTGATGCAAAATTAGCTGCTTGGTTAGAGGCTAAAGCTGGAAAAGTAGATGCCAAAAAAGAAGGTTTAACAAAAGCGCAAGCTGATGCTAAAGCCAAAGCTTTCAAAGCAGAACAAGATGTAAATGCAAAACGTTTAGCTGCTGCTGCACAAGCCGAAGCTGATGCTATTGCTGCTGCAACTCCTGCTGTTGAAGAAGAAGTTGTTGCCGAAGCTGAAGAAGCTCCTGCTGCTGAAGAAACTCCAGAAGCATAA
- a CDS encoding DUF6252 family protein, translated as MKKQFLYIFLFFAFISCTDEVKFNNPSFEGQKDNVFWRAVDYKAFIAADGSLSIEGYTRNEVLTLKTTSTAAQTYPLGTSDSKKATYVLKDANGTITFSTGFGIGEGQIVISEYDSVNKTVSGTFKFNAENIYNNPLAGPVLNFQYGHFYKIPVTTEFIN; from the coding sequence ATGAAAAAACAGTTTTTATATATATTCTTGTTCTTCGCTTTTATTTCTTGCACCGATGAGGTAAAGTTTAATAATCCTTCATTTGAGGGGCAGAAAGACAATGTGTTTTGGAGGGCAGTTGATTATAAAGCATTTATTGCTGCCGATGGTTCCTTGAGCATTGAAGGATATACCAGAAACGAGGTGTTAACTTTGAAAACTACTTCTACAGCGGCACAAACCTATCCTTTAGGAACAAGCGATTCCAAAAAAGCTACTTATGTTTTGAAGGATGCCAACGGTACAATTACTTTCTCCACAGGATTTGGAATTGGTGAAGGACAAATAGTCATCTCAGAATATGATTCCGTAAACAAGACAGTTTCGGGAACTTTTAAATTTAATGCGGAGAACATTTACAATAATCCGTTAGCTGGGCCAGTTTTGAATTTTCAATATGGTCATTTTTATAAAATTCCTGTAACAACCGAGTTTATTAATTAG